Proteins from one Gimesia maris genomic window:
- a CDS encoding 3-hydroxyacyl-CoA dehydrogenase NAD-binding domain-containing protein, whose translation MQEIGILGAGLIGASWATFFAAQGLRVRIFDVNNTVKQQAQELSVQNLQRLADLELISRKDAATAEEKLNVVDSLAELLTDVEYVQESVIEDYEIKADVYQQFEQYAPEAAILGSSSSGLLMTRMQTVMQHPGRALIAHPFNPPHLIPLVELVPGEQTATETMETVKEFFQGLGKHPVILNREVPGHIANRLAAAVWRESLSLLDAGVASVEDIDAALCKGPGLRWALMGQHLIYELGGGAGGYQKFIDTIGASFEAYWEDMQNWTSIPESAKSKAVSGTQSYLNQKNRNEWAAWRDEKLARIQQIISEEK comes from the coding sequence CTTTGATGTGAATAACACCGTCAAACAGCAGGCGCAGGAGCTGTCTGTACAAAATCTGCAACGTCTGGCAGATCTGGAACTGATTTCTCGCAAGGATGCTGCAACAGCAGAGGAGAAGCTGAATGTCGTTGATTCTCTGGCGGAACTGCTGACTGACGTGGAATATGTGCAGGAATCGGTGATTGAAGATTATGAAATTAAAGCAGACGTCTATCAGCAATTCGAGCAGTATGCTCCAGAAGCAGCAATTCTGGGTAGCAGTTCTTCAGGATTGTTGATGACGCGGATGCAGACGGTGATGCAGCATCCCGGACGGGCATTGATCGCGCATCCTTTCAATCCGCCGCATCTGATCCCGCTGGTGGAACTCGTTCCCGGCGAACAGACTGCTACTGAAACAATGGAAACAGTCAAAGAATTTTTTCAGGGACTGGGAAAACATCCCGTAATCCTGAACAGGGAAGTCCCTGGACACATTGCCAATCGACTGGCGGCGGCGGTCTGGAGGGAATCACTCTCACTGCTGGATGCGGGGGTCGCCAGTGTAGAAGACATTGATGCTGCACTTTGCAAAGGACCCGGTCTGCGGTGGGCGCTGATGGGCCAGCATCTGATTTATGAACTCGGCGGTGGGGCAGGCGGATATCAGAAGTTTATCGATACGATCGGGGCTTCTTTTGAAGCATACTGGGAGGATATGCAAAACTGGACAAGTATCCCCGAATCCGCAAAGTCGAAGGCAGTTTCCGGAACACAGTCATATCTGAATCAGAAAAACCGTAATGAATGGGCTGCCTGGCGAGATGAGAAACTGGCCCGCATTCAACAGATTATTAGTGAGGAGAAGTGA